ACAGAAGTTCCGAATGTAGTAAGAATGGATAATAAAAAAGAAAGGAAAATTAGAGTTGATTCAAAAATAAAAATTATAGAAGAAGATATAAAAGTTAATAATGAAATTTTAAAACAATCATTCAAAAAAACGAAAGTAATAAAATAATATTTGAAAGATTATTATTATTATTTCATCAAAAAAACTTGATAAATTAAAAAATATAACATATATTTAAGCAAAATATAACAAGCTAATTTAATTATTGTATAAATAATTTTTAAATAATTATTATGAAAAACAGACTTTTATTAATCTTATTTATTCTTGTAAGCTTTAGTTTCGGTGCTTTTGCTCAAGGTATTACCAACAACGGAGCTGTGATTGTGATAGAATCCGGAACAACTGTTTCGGTTACAAACGGAGGCGGTTATTATAACTTAACCAACGGTACAGCTCACGGACAAATTGATCTTGACGGTACTTTGGATATTGAGGGAGATTTTGAAAACAATGTTACTGATGTAACTGAAAATGTATTTATTAACGTAAATACTGACGGAACAGTAGTCTTTACCGGTACCGCTGATCAGAGTATAAGTAATTCAACGGCAAATGCTTATATTGATTTTGAAAATGTTACAGTTGATAAAACTTCAAATACTGTATTTTTAGATGCAGGAAGTGCTGCAACTGTAAATGGTGTTTTAAACGTAAATGCCGGTACTTTCAGATTATCTTCACCTGCCGACGGAGAAGCCCCTTCAGGTTCTTTAATTACAAATACCGGTGCTGCGGGAAATGTAACAGGAGCCGGAGCATTGTGGGTTGACAGGCATTTTGAAACAAACGGAAGATGGGTATATTTCAGTGTACCTGTAAGTAACGGAAGTGATGATGATTTTGATAATACAAATAATTCTCATCCTTTTAATGCTAATTTATATACTTATGATGAAAGCTATAATGCTCCCGGAACTCCGCCTAATACAAATTACACAAACTGGACAGAGCCTGCTTATGCATTTTATAATTCTTGGTACAACAATCAAATTGCAGATGAATTTAGTGATGTAACAATGGATGGCGGTGATGCATTAGGATATGCTACTTATAATGAGCTTGAAATTGATGTTGAATTTGGAGGAAGCCCTTCGAGTTTAAATAATGCAGCTTCATACGGACCGGCAGTATCATATACATTCAATGACGGAAACAGTGGTTATTATGACGGATGGAATTTTGTAGGTAATCCTTATCCTGTTGCATTGGATTGGGATAATATAAATTGGACTAAAACCGGTATATCAAATACAGTTTATATGTGGGACGGAGATAACGGTAATTATGTATATTATAATGACGGTTCTCCTGATGATCATGAAAACAGTCCGGGATCAAGTTTAAACGGAGATGCAAGATATATTCCTGCAATGCAAGGATTCTTTGTGAAAGCAAGTGCTGCACCTACTTTAACTATTCCTGATGATGCCAGATTGCACTATCAAAAAGATATGTATAAAAACGGAAGCGGTGAAACTACAGAGTTTGAATATATTATGTTAAGAACTGAACATGAAGGTTTTTCAGATGAAACTATTGTAAGATTTTTTGAAGATGCAACAACTGCAGTT
This genomic stretch from Bacteroidales bacterium harbors:
- a CDS encoding T9SS type A sorting domain-containing protein, with translation MKNRLLLILFILVSFSFGAFAQGITNNGAVIVIESGTTVSVTNGGGYYNLTNGTAHGQIDLDGTLDIEGDFENNVTDVTENVFINVNTDGTVVFTGTADQSISNSTANAYIDFENVTVDKTSNTVFLDAGSAATVNGVLNVNAGTFRLSSPADGEAPSGSLITNTGAAGNVTGAGALWVDRHFETNGRWVYFSVPVSNGSDDDFDNTNNSHPFNANLYTYDESYNAPGTPPNTNYTNWTEPAYAFYNSWYNNQIADEFSDVTMDGGDALGYATYNELEIDVEFGGSPSSLNNAASYGPAVSYTFNDGNSGYYDGWNFVGNPYPVALDWDNINWTKTGISNTVYMWDGDNGNYVYYNDGSPDDHENSPGSSLNGDARYIPAMQGFFVKASAAPTLTIPDDARLHYQKDMYKNGSGETTEFEYIMLRTEHEGFSDETIVRFFEDATTAVDDAFDAYKMFPWSTPAMIYSLALNPIEIPVAINSLPVSTIGTTVPLGFLTEEAGSYSISVNEYNFELSTEVKLIDTYLETETLLDEGIEYFFTFDGGENRDRFFLFVAPEAVDIEDPQEEFETNVNVWSNGNNVHITISSYELIDARVEIFDVLGKSVIQKRLIGTYNVVNVPGSSGTYFVKLRTKDGTVRTDKVFIQK